The Novipirellula artificiosorum genome contains the following window.
TTGACTAGAATCGCTGGCTCGGTCAGCGAGCCCCAACAAACCACGTTGAGCGGTTCGTCATCCCGCAGCATTTCTGCAGTCGCAAGCAGCCCCGCGATCGTGTCGTAATCGTCGAGCGAAGTGTAGGTGCGATTTGGCTTGAACTTTTCGGCCGTCTCTTTGATGCAAGATTGCTGGAAGGAAATCGTCTCCGGGTATCCCCCAATCGCTTCGTTCAGCGACGCGACGTCGGCACGGTAGGCATCACCGAAAAAATCGTCGGCCCATTGGGCTTGATCGGGTGACGTGCTGTGTTGGCTTCGATGCGTGCTGGCGACGACGATCCCCAGCGTGTCGAACTCGTTGGCCATCAACAGGTAACCCGCCATTGCGGAAATGTCGTCGGGATCGTTCACGCTGCCTTCGCGTTCGTTGCCATTCAGGCGTTTGTCGCTCATGTCGGTGATGATCCAAACCTTGGGTCGGTTCAACGTCCCAAGGTCATTCAATTCTTCATTCACCTCGATCTTGCCGCCTTCTTCGCTAACGATCAGTTCTCCCAATCGCTCGACGCCGTCAATCTTGACATGCGATTTATCTTCGGCACGGAAACGCACTCGGTTCACGGAGATGTTGGTCGCTTCCAATGATGCATTGCCTTTCACGTTGGCTTCGCCGATTTCGTTTTCGGGTTGCCAAGTCATTGGACGTCCGAAATGAACTTGGTTGGCGATCAGCTTGGCGTCGTTTGACAATTCCAATGTGGTGCAGCCAAACGTCATGTCTTGCGGTTTGTCGATACCCTCGACTCGGACAGTTCCAGCTCCCTGCATCCATTCACAAATGTGTGTGCGACCCTTGATCGTCGCATCGGTTTCGTCGCCGGAAAAGTACATCGCATACATGGAGATGCCGGCCGGATCGTCACCGGATCGTTTCAACGTCAAGTTGCCGATCGACAGCGGCTCGGCCAAATCATTGGTCAGCGTCGTTTCGCCTTTCAAGTTGTGAACGAACAGCGACACGATCATGTCTTTGGACGCGGCGAGCGTGACTTCCGCGGGAGGCTGCCAACTACCGATGCGTCGCAAAAAAAGGAACCAGCGTTCAACTCGCGTGTTGGTCATCTTTAAACGCCAATTCACGCCCGGCAACAAATTATCGCGGTCATAGGTCGCCGTGATGGAATCGCCCGGCAACAGCTCGAGCTTCGTCTTACCGCCTTGGTTGCAGTAAACGCCCAGACCGATTGGAAAGTCCGAGTCGACCAGTTCGACGTCGGCTTCGCCCGAAAGGATGATCGCATCGGGACGCGGACCGGCTTTCAATCGCTTGCCTCGAAGGACGCCTTTGCCCGTCTCCCAATGAAAACTGATGCCGTAGGAATAGGAGACGGTTGTGTCGGTGGCTTCCCAGAGTCCGTCGAAGAGATGGAAAACGGTGTGGATCGCGGTGCCATCTTCGTTGACAAAACCACCGACTCCGCAGTTCTTCGTGACCAGCGTGCCGCCCCGCCATTCGACGCTGTGCTGCCGCGAGTAGTCGCCGGTGATTTCCAGCGTGCAGTTTTCCAGCGTCAGCTTGGCGTCCTTCGGAAGAATCAACGTGCCGTCAAGCCGAATGCGTTTGTCGCGGATGGTCTCGTTTCCGTTGACCACCCAATCTCCGCTTCGCTGCTCAATCGAATCCGCCACCGAATCGGCAACGGGCTGCGTTGTGGTGGCGAAGCTCACGCCCGTCTCGGTCGGCTCAACCATCTGGATCGTGCCGTCATCGTTGAAGTTCAGGTACTCAGCGCGAAGTCGTCGTTGATGATCGGGATCGTTCTTTACCCACTCGTGATAGAAGATCACCCATCGGCCTTGGTACTTCACGATCGAGTGGTGATTGTTCCCGCCGTAGGGTTTCATGAACTCGCCACGAAACTCGAACGGCCCGGTGGGTGATTTTCCGGTGTAGTAGATCAAGTTGTTCCAACCACGCGCGATCGTGAAGTAGTACAGATCATCGCGTTTGAAAACGTAGGCGGCCTCAAACTTTTCGGGGCGATATTCAAGGTTCAGATTGGTCGGGCCGGACTTCAGCGATTTCATGTCGTCGCCGAGTTCGTAAACGGTGTCTTGCAAGTACAACCAAACTCGCCCGTCGTCGTCCGCGAACACGGCTGGGTCATGGCCACGGCAAAGTCTTTCCGGGGTCAATTCGCGAAACGGCCCTTCGGGTTGATCCGCCACTGCGACACCGACGCCACCTTTACCGCCACCGCCGTTGTTGAAGTAGTAATAGAAGTAGTATTTTCCATTTCGCTTGATGACATCGGGTGCCCACGCTTTGTTGACACCCCACTGAGAATCTTCGTTGGAAAAGATGACGCCGTGATCGGTCCAATCGGTCAAGTTGTCGCTGGAGTAGCACGACCAGCCGAATTGCTTCTCCCAATCACGATTGTCGGTCGTCGGGAACAAGAACAATCGGCCATCATCGGCCACAACCACCGACGGATCAGCACCATAGAAGTCGTGCCCGTCGACTTTCAAGGGATTGTTGCCTTGTTGCGGCGTCGGCTCTTTTGCGGACGTGTTGATGCAAGTGAAGAAGAACAACAGGGCGATGGCGATGGGTTTCATGGGATTTCGCAAGGAAGAATGGGCAAAAAATTTTGGCTGGTAAAAAAATGTTCTGGGGAAGGATTCGCTTCACAGATCACGAGCAACCATTTTTCTGCCCACCAATCTTTTTGCCCCCATCTCGATGATCTCGTTCACTTGGCGGCCCCCACAGCGATGCTTCGCAGCGCCGCTTGTTTCTGCGGTGAGGGCGTTTGAAAGTCGAACGCGCGTAAGTAACGAGTGACTTGATCCGCTTCGACCGATGACGTTCTGATCAGGATCTTGGACAGTAAGTCGGGTGTCGCTGAACCACGGCTACGCCACACGATGTCACGACCGGATCGTGAATCCCAATCGTCGCCCACGTCCGATAGCCATTGATCCAAACACGCATCCCAATTGCCCGATGCGGCGATCCCCAACGCCTCCAAGTACCAGCGGTCTTCGCCGTCATGCTGCCCGGCTAATCGCGACCAGACCTTTGCAGCCGCCTCGGACTTCTCGCCGTGCAACAGCAACGCCGCTTCGCGTCGAACTTGCGGTGAAGAATCCTCGACAAACCGCGCGGCCACTTCCACGACGTTCACGCCAGATTGACTCGCGATGCGCAGTGTGACACAACGAACGCGTGGGTCGGAATCTTCTCCCGCCAACTCGATCGCTCGACCGGAAGACAACGCGGCCAACGCCCACAACGCTCGGGCTCGGTAGCGCGGGCGCTTTGATTCAGCGATGAACTGTTCCAGTGACGATGCGGCTGATTGTCCGATTGTCTTTAAACGTTGCAACGCCAGAAATCGCGTCGAGACGTTCGGGCTTTGCAATGCACGGATAGCACCCTGAACCGTTGAAAGCTCCGCCGCCACGAACTGGTACGTTTCGGCATGACCGGCGGGGGCGACCCGAAAGATCCGTCCACGCTCGGTATCGCCCATGCGATGGCCGCCCACGCCGGGGTCGTACCAATCGGCCACCATCAACGAACCGTCCGGCGCGGCGCAAACATCGACGGGTCGAAACCATCGGTCTCGGCTGCCCGTCATCACAGGCTGTGTCGTGCCCGCGTACCCCGCACCGTCGTTTTGCAGCATGTAGGCGCGAACCGAATTGGGACCGGGATCGCAATGAAGCAGTTGACCGTGATAACGCTTCGGCAGCAATTCGCCTTCGTACGTCATGATCCCGGTCGGCGAACCGGCACCGGTTTGGACGACGTTGGGAATGACGCCCGGATCGTTCAAGTGCCAATGCCGGAGCGAAACGTCCGAGTGCATGCCGGTTCGTGGCACCGACCATGTCGATTGATCCAGTTCGCTTCGGTAACCGTAATTGCCATACGGCATCACATAATTGATCCGCGTCGCCCGGTTTCCGTCGTCGTCATTGTCCGATTGCCACATCGTTCCAAACGAATCGACGCAGACCTCCCAGTTGTTGCGAAAATTCCACGCGAGTGTTTCAACGTTCGTGCCATCGACGTCGCAGCGAAAAACCATGCCCTGTTGATAGGGTTTACCGTGGTCACGAACTTCGCGACCCGACTGATCGACGACGATGTTTCCTGCGGCGTCTTTGAGTTGGTGCCCCTCGTTACCAAAGTTGAAATACAACTTGCCATCGGGACCGGGAACAAACGCGTGAATCCCGTGATCGTGATCGACGCCACCAATGCCGGTGAACAGCAGGTCCTTGGCGTCTGGTTTCAGGTCGCCATCTTGATCGACGAATGAAATGACGCGATCGCCCGCTGAAACAATGACGCGTTCGCCGAGCACGCAGATTCCGTGCGGCGAATTGATGTCAGTGCCTTGATAAAACACGGTCTTCTTATCTGCCTTGCCGTCGGCATTGGTATCTTCCAAAACCAAGATCCGATCGCCTTCGTCGCGAACCGGGTTGTACGGGTTTCGGAAGTGCCGGTAGTTGACGACTTCGCAAACCCAAACGCGTCCCAAGTGATCGACGTCGATATTGCTGGGGCTGTAAAGATCTGGCTCGCCCGAAAACAGCGTCGCCGTCAAACCGTCGGCCAAGTCGACGCCGTCGGTCGCGCTGCTCGGATCCCGTGGGTCGATGGTCGTCGCTGATTCGGATGCCTTGTCTCCGTAAACGTGAAAGCCCGCTTGCTCTTTGTTCTTGAGCAACATCAGGTAATCGACCAAATCGAGCAGCTCCTGCACCGACATCAACTGATGCAAGTTTTCCGGCATCAACGAAGTCGTGCTCTGGTTGAAAATCTCGACGTCGTCTCGAGCCACCTTGCGAACAACACCTTCGCTGGTCTTGAGGGTGATTTCATCTTCGTTTTGGTTCACCAGCAATCCATTGAGCACCAATCCATCGACGGTCAACAACATGTACTGCTCGTAATTGTGACTGATGCCACGGGTCGTTGGGATAGTGAAGGTGTCCGGCATAGTGGCTGACGTAACCAAAGAATTCGTCAAAGCCACGCTTGGTCGGATACGCGGGCCAATCCGCTGGCGTGCCGGTTTGTTGCTTCTCTTTCGGGCCGCCTTGCAAACCGAACTTACCGATCATGCAAGTTCGGTAACCGGCTTCGCGGAGCACCGAGCCGAGCGTGTGATTGTCTTCGAGAGCTTTGTCGAACTGGTTGTTCCGCACCACCGCGTTGCCTTGATGAACGCCGGTTAACAGCGACGAACGGCTGGGAGCACAAACCGGTGCCGGGCAGTGATGGGCTCGCATTTGCAAGCCGCCCGCGGCGAGTCGATCGAGGTGTGGGGTCTGGTGCGTTTTGTCGTGCTTGGATTCGTTCTGATAGAAGACGCCGAGATCGCCCCAGCCCAGATCGTCGGTAAAGACGAACACGATGTTGGGTTGGGACGCTTGAAGCGTTGATCCGAAACCGAGCAGCAACGTGAGGCAAACCGCAGCGGAGAAACGGGCGATGTTGGTGTGGGATCGTGTCATGGATGCGGCTGGCTCAGGGGGCGTGTTATTCTAAATTGCGGGGTCAACCAATGATGTAGCGGAACTCGTCAAGAAATTCGATTGCTGCCGACCGAAAGTCTCGACGAATTCCGCTAGCGAAATCAACTGGCGAATTACGACGGCAATTCCCAACCTTTGCGGCGTTCACGACTGAGCAGCTTGTTGCCTTCGTCGCAATTCGTGAAGCGTTCCGTTTTCGGATCCCACTTCAACTCCTCGCCAACTCTTCCGACGGCGCGGGCGATGTTCAGCAAGTAGCAGATCGTGGTGCTGCGATGTCCGATCTCGATATCTGCGTTGGCAGTTTCGCGACTTTTGACACAGTCCGCAAAATTCTGAAGGTGCGGATTGTTTTCGGAGCCCTTGTTCGGTCCTGGGTTTTCGGGGCTATCTGTCAGCTCCTTCGGGTTGGAGGCAACTTTGTTGCGGTTGATCTCGATCTTACCCTCAGTACCCTCGAACACAGCGCCGAACGAAGGCCCCTGTTCGTTTCGTAGCGAGAAATCAATCTCGGTACCATTCTCATAACGCATGACACAGCGTCCCACCGGTCCTGAAATCTTCTTAGGCTCATCCGCCAATGTCGCAGCGGGATCGTCATCGGTCGGGCGATGAAAGTCGCTCATGCCAGTATCGAAATGGTGAACGTCTTCCATCAACGTAATACTTACGGGCCCTGTCAAACTTGTGCCGAGGCCGTTTTGAATTTGATCGTAAGCGTGTGCACCCCAGCCAGTCACACCAAAGCTGCGACCGCCACCGTCGTAGTCGAGGTAGTTGATCCAGTTGTAAAACAGATTCGCATTGTACTCGTGAAATTCAGCTTGATTGGTCCAGACATCCCACCACTTCGCACCATCGGAACCTTCGGGCATCGGATGCTTGGGCATGCCACCGGGGATTGGAACCGGGCCGACGAAGTTCATGGTTTTAACGCGTTTGACCGTACCGATCTTGCCATCCTGAATCAGCTTGCAGGCCCAGTTCGTCATGGCCATGGACCGCTGTTGTGTGCCCACCTGAGTAACACGATTGTGTTTGCGAGCACACTGCACCATTTCGCGACCTTCGGCAATCGTCAACGACATCGGCTTTTCGATATAGGCATCCATACCCGCTGCCATGGCGTTGCACGCGATCCAAGCACGCTGGTGCGTGGCCGTTTCGATCATCACCGCATCGAGATTTTCCTTCTCGATCATTTCGCGAAACTCGGTGTAACGTTTCCAAGTCGCATCGGGGTTGACCGCAGCAGTGAACGTGTCCAACCGCGACGGCAGACAATCGCTGACAGCGGCGATGTTGATCGAGGGAACATTCTTCAGCGTATCACCGGCAATCCGGCGACAACGTGCCCCCAGCCC
Protein-coding sequences here:
- a CDS encoding family 43 glycosylhydrolase, producing MKPIAIALLFFFTCINTSAKEPTPQQGNNPLKVDGHDFYGADPSVVVADDGRLFLFPTTDNRDWEKQFGWSCYSSDNLTDWTDHGVIFSNEDSQWGVNKAWAPDVIKRNGKYYFYYYFNNGGGGKGGVGVAVADQPEGPFRELTPERLCRGHDPAVFADDDGRVWLYLQDTVYELGDDMKSLKSGPTNLNLEYRPEKFEAAYVFKRDDLYYFTIARGWNNLIYYTGKSPTGPFEFRGEFMKPYGGNNHHSIVKYQGRWVIFYHEWVKNDPDHQRRLRAEYLNFNDDGTIQMVEPTETGVSFATTTQPVADSVADSIEQRSGDWVVNGNETIRDKRIRLDGTLILPKDAKLTLENCTLEITGDYSRQHSVEWRGGTLVTKNCGVGGFVNEDGTAIHTVFHLFDGLWEATDTTVSYSYGISFHWETGKGVLRGKRLKAGPRPDAIILSGEADVELVDSDFPIGLGVYCNQGGKTKLELLPGDSITATYDRDNLLPGVNWRLKMTNTRVERWFLFLRRIGSWQPPAEVTLAASKDMIVSLFVHNLKGETTLTNDLAEPLSIGNLTLKRSGDDPAGISMYAMYFSGDETDATIKGRTHICEWMQGAGTVRVEGIDKPQDMTFGCTTLELSNDAKLIANQVHFGRPMTWQPENEIGEANVKGNASLEATNISVNRVRFRAEDKSHVKIDGVERLGELIVSEEGGKIEVNEELNDLGTLNRPKVWIITDMSDKRLNGNEREGSVNDPDDISAMAGYLLMANEFDTLGIVVASTHRSQHSTSPDQAQWADDFFGDAYRADVASLNEAIGGYPETISFQQSCIKETAEKFKPNRTYTSLDDYDTIAGLLATAEMLRDDEPLNVVCWGSLTEPAILVNYCLATGKDDILKRVRFIAHWTNSPLHQGSKEHPENVANCREDAAACRYMKQVAAEGKIIFHECGAIGQHGIVSGGPKGRDYFDQFRKSRLGEIFVDGKFVHNGVDHSDSATYWALLGTHGVGLNDLRPDGVNTAEIEAANEKKFRDESQRIHDELLRRSQIVSADRLRPK
- a CDS encoding PVC-type heme-binding CxxCH protein; this encodes MLLTVDGLVLNGLLVNQNEDEITLKTSEGVVRKVARDDVEIFNQSTTSLMPENLHQLMSVQELLDLVDYLMLLKNKEQAGFHVYGDKASESATTIDPRDPSSATDGVDLADGLTATLFSGEPDLYSPSNIDVDHLGRVWVCEVVNYRHFRNPYNPVRDEGDRILVLEDTNADGKADKKTVFYQGTDINSPHGICVLGERVIVSAGDRVISFVDQDGDLKPDAKDLLFTGIGGVDHDHGIHAFVPGPDGKLYFNFGNEGHQLKDAAGNIVVDQSGREVRDHGKPYQQGMVFRCDVDGTNVETLAWNFRNNWEVCVDSFGTMWQSDNDDDGNRATRINYVMPYGNYGYRSELDQSTWSVPRTGMHSDVSLRHWHLNDPGVIPNVVQTGAGSPTGIMTYEGELLPKRYHGQLLHCDPGPNSVRAYMLQNDGAGYAGTTQPVMTGSRDRWFRPVDVCAAPDGSLMVADWYDPGVGGHRMGDTERGRIFRVAPAGHAETYQFVAAELSTVQGAIRALQSPNVSTRFLALQRLKTIGQSAASSLEQFIAESKRPRYRARALWALAALSSGRAIELAGEDSDPRVRCVTLRIASQSGVNVVEVAARFVEDSSPQVRREAALLLHGEKSEAAAKVWSRLAGQHDGEDRWYLEALGIAASGNWDACLDQWLSDVGDDWDSRSGRDIVWRSRGSATPDLLSKILIRTSSVEADQVTRYLRAFDFQTPSPQKQAALRSIAVGAAK
- a CDS encoding sulfatase-like hydrolase/transferase; the protein is MTRSHTNIARFSAAVCLTLLLGFGSTLQASQPNIVFVFTDDLGWGDLGVFYQNESKHDKTHQTPHLDRLAAGGLQMRAHHCPAPVCAPSRSSLLTGVHQGNAVVRNNQFDKALEDNHTLGSVLREAGYRTCMIGKFGLQGGPKEKQQTGTPADWPAYPTKRGFDEFFGYVSHYAGHLHYPNDPWHQSQLRAVHVVDRRWIGAQWIAGEPKRR
- a CDS encoding Gfo/Idh/MocA family protein; protein product: MNLVTRRSALKATAAAIAAPMFIPATALGKDGAVAPSERINVGLIGLGARCRRIAGDTLKNVPSINIAAVSDCLPSRLDTFTAAVNPDATWKRYTEFREMIEKENLDAVMIETATHQRAWIACNAMAAGMDAYIEKPMSLTIAEGREMVQCARKHNRVTQVGTQQRSMAMTNWACKLIQDGKIGTVKRVKTMNFVGPVPIPGGMPKHPMPEGSDGAKWWDVWTNQAEFHEYNANLFYNWINYLDYDGGGRSFGVTGWGAHAYDQIQNGLGTSLTGPVSITLMEDVHHFDTGMSDFHRPTDDDPAATLADEPKKISGPVGRCVMRYENGTEIDFSLRNEQGPSFGAVFEGTEGKIEINRNKVASNPKELTDSPENPGPNKGSENNPHLQNFADCVKSRETANADIEIGHRSTTICYLLNIARAVGRVGEELKWDPKTERFTNCDEGNKLLSRERRKGWELPS